Proteins found in one Aspergillus chevalieri M1 DNA, chromosome 2, nearly complete sequence genomic segment:
- a CDS encoding aspartic endopeptidase (BUSCO:EOG09263S2P;~COG:U;~EggNog:ENOG410PIHA;~InterPro:IPR006639,IPR007369;~MEROPS:MER0013906;~PFAM:PF04258;~TransMembrane:9 (o92-110i122-139o190-210i231-251o257-274i286-307o341-360i419-441o447-465i);~go_component: GO:0016021 - integral component of membrane [Evidence IEA];~go_function: GO:0004190 - aspartic-type endopeptidase activity [Evidence IEA]) yields MADEVSPVAEFLGQVIYQFTVLKPFLPTYGHLLVSALFPIYIGAHASLSRPSSAAKPPKKKGKKGGRETDDEDEDEEQSSMPKMEGLQPSDALMFPLTAGLTLGGLYLVIKWLGDPAILNKILSFYFSQMGLFFAVAFLKDSLTVFRSFIFPKQYHQGGKIWKANQSERVFTVGDGPETVEVRKSPLPGVLGSIPFPSFVLATLWFYRDLAYQRVKIRAHVRGLFDAKGRLGLSDLLSAIVGLFAVGYFAFLTKPWWLTNFLGFSFCYGALQFMSPSTFWTGSLILGSLFFYDIYFVFFTPLMVTVATKLDIPIKLLFPRPPAPSEAPDTTSLAMLGLGDIVIPGMMLGLALRFDLYLYYKRKGLQKAQAEDKGEAFVKPQYQTATGGWGERFWTGAVKPEGPELEPPYHDARAFPKTYFKASVIGYISGMVTTLLAMQYSKHAQPALLYLVPGVLISLWGTAFFRKETRDMWEFSDAEEVEEEDEKEEKHEKTGDDKEKKDQNKEKNTKSVFLRLLSGDASALKLETPEKKADEKENKDGKYDGEGSEAAKARGGGSTKKDGKKKKDKSHDLNLVSFSISLPRKPSRESKGKTDKSQSSLSDRSGDEDQDKPVKVPTVVLEQDSEPPAKRLRRSPRTADASANATASL; encoded by the coding sequence ATGGCCGACGAAGTGAGCCCCGTCGCGGAGTTCCTGGGGCAAGTCATCTACCAATTTACCGTCCTCAAACCCTTCCTGCCTACATACGGACATCTCCTTGTTTCTGCTCTTTTCCCGATATATATTGGCGCTCACGCATCGCTATCGAGACCCTCATCTGCTGCGAAACCTCccaagaagaaaggaaagaagggcGGACGCGAAAcggacgacgaagatgaagacgaagaacaGAGTTCTATGCCGAAGATGGAAGGTCTCCAACCTTCAGATGCCTTGATGTTCCCGTTGACTGCTGGATTGACACTGGGTGGTTTGTATCTGGTTATCAAGTGGTTGGGAGACCCGGCTATTCTGAACAAGATCTTGAGCTTCTACTTCTCTCAGATGGGGCTGTTCTTCGCCGTTGCGTTCCTCAAGGACAGTCTCACGGTGTTCCGCTCATTCATCTTTCCCAAACAGTATCACCAAGGTGGGAAGATCTGGAAAGCCAACCAGTCGGAGCGCGTCTTCACAGTTGGCGACGGCCCAGAGACCGTTGAGGTTCGAAAGTCTCCCCTACCGGGCGTCCTTGGAAGCATCCCATTTCCCAGCTTTGTACTAGCAACACTTTGGTTCTATCGTGACCTCGCATACCAACGGGTTAAGATTCGCGCTCATGTGCGTGGTCTATTCGACGCAAAGGGTCGCCTGGGCTTGTCAGATCTTCTCAGTGCTATTGTGGGACTCTTTGCAGTTGGCTATTTTGCTTTCCTGACGAAGCCTTGGTGGTTGACCAACTTTCTGGGTTTCAGTTTTTGCTACGGTGCCCTACAGTTCATGTCACCATCAACGTTCTGGACAGGCTCGCTCATTCTGGGCTCTCTGTTCTTCTACGATATCTATTTCGTCTTCTTCACCCCATTGATGGTAACAGTTGCGACAAAGCTGGACATCCCGATCAAGCTCCTATTTCCTCGCCCTCCCGCTCCTAGCGAAGCTCCCGATACGACTTCTCTGGCAATGCTGGGATTAGGTGACATTGTCATTCCTGGCATGATGCTAGGCTTGGCACTGCGCTTCGACCTTTACCTTTATTACAAGCGAAAGGGCTTGCAAAAAGCGCAAGCAGAAGATAAAGGCGAAGCTTTCGTCAAGCCCCAATACCAAACTGCGACTGGAGGCTGGGGAGAGCGGTTCTGGACAGGAGCAGTTAAGCCAGAAGGACCTGAGCTGGAGCCTCCGTACCACGATGCTCGGGCTTTCCCAAAGACATACTTCAAGGCCAGCGTTATCGGCTACATCTCCGGAATGGTTACAACTCTTCTCGCCATGCAGTATTCCAAGCATGCCCAACCAGCCCTCTTGTACTTGGTCCCGGGTGTCCTGATTTCCTTATGGGGAACCGCCTTCTTCAGAAAAGAAACCCGTGACATGTGGGAATTCTCTGATGCGGAAgaggtggaggaagaggacgaaaaagaagaaaagcaCGAGAAGACCGGGGATgacaaggagaaaaaggatCAGAACAAAGAGAAGAACACCAAGAGCGTCTTCCTTCGACTCCTGTCCGGCGACGCTAGTGCACTGAAGCTTGAAACGCCCGAAAAAAAAGCTGACGAAAAGGAGAACAAGGATGGGAAATACGACGGTGAGGGATCTGAGGCTGCTAAAGCACGAGGGGGTGGCTCGACCAAGAAAGAtggcaagaaaaagaaggataAAAGTCATGACTTGAATCTGGTCTCGTTTTCCATTTCACTCCCCCGAAAGCCCAGTCGCGAGTCCAAGGGCAAGACCGACAAATCGCAGAGCTCATTGTCAGACCGTTCAGGCGACGAGGATCAGGACAAGCCCGTGAAGGTCCCTACTGTTGTTCTCGAGCAAGATAGTGAACCACCTGCAAAGAGACTCCGGCGGAGCCCTAGGACAGCAGATGCAAGTGCGAATGCAACAGCGAGTTTGTAG
- the cyp1 gene encoding putative peptidyl prolyl cis-trans isomerase (CypC) (COG:O;~EggNog:ENOG410PMZB;~InterPro:IPR024936,IPR029000,IPR020892,IPR002130;~PFAM:PF00160;~go_function: GO:0003755 - peptidyl-prolyl cis-trans isomerase activity [Evidence IEA];~go_process: GO:0000413 - protein peptidyl-prolyl isomerization [Evidence IEA];~go_process: GO:0006457 - protein folding [Evidence IEA]), whose protein sequence is MATDVAFDTSMGSFTVELYNEHAPKTCKNFATLAQRGYYNNVIFHRIIPNFMVQTGDPTGTGRGGSSIYGEKFEDEIQQNLKHTGAGILSMANSGPNTNGSQFFVTLAPTPWLDGKHTIFGRVKSGMRVIQRMGLVKTNAEDKPVDEVKIIRARVIEAEE, encoded by the exons ATGGCGACCGATGTGGCTTTTGATACGAGCATG GGCTCATTTACGGTAGAGCTTTACAATGAGCATGCGCCCAAG ACATGTAAGAACTTCGCAACGCTTGCGCAGAGAGGCTATTACAACAACGTCATCTTCCATCGCATTATCCCCAACTTCATGGTCCAAACCGGTGATCCTACCGGCACCGGCAGAGGAGGAAGCTCGATCTACGGCGAGAAATTCGAGGACGAGATTCAGCAAAACTTGAAGCATACGGGAGCTGGAATCTTGAGTATGGCGAACAGTGGACCCAACACCAACGGCAGTCAGTTCTTTGTCACTCTTGCGCCAACGCCTTGGTTGGACGGAAAGCACACGATCTTTGGCCGAGTGAAGAGTGGAATGAGGGTCATCCAGCGCATGGGACTTGTTAAGACGAATGCTGAAGACAAGCCGGTTGACGAGGTCAAAATCATTCGGGCCAGGGTTATAGAAGCAGAGGAGTGA
- the MRS6 gene encoding putative Rab geranylgeranyl transferase escort protein (COG:O;~EggNog:ENOG410PGJ6;~InterPro:IPR018203,IPR017230,IPR036188;~PFAM:PF00996;~go_function: GO:0005092 - GDP-dissociation inhibitor activity [Evidence IEA];~go_process: GO:0007264 - small GTPase mediated signal transduction [Evidence IEA]) — protein sequence MESLAETPWDVTISGTGLGQSLLALALSRSDKKILHVDKCPYYGGSEAAFSLQEAQEWADNVNEEPGQSPFEDAEVHSPSDSRLSSSRAYTLSLSPHLIYSRSRLLPTLLSSKVYRQLEFQAVGSWWIFRPSEANSNLYRVPSSREDIFADDFISAKSKRTLMKFLRHIGKPPRETEGETEGQSEEENLSMPFSEYLSSKFQVPAELHDPLLSLSLSQASAQQTSVEYAVPRIKRHLASIGVFGPGFGSLLAKWGGGSELAQVGCRALAVGGGVYVLNAGIESIASPSNFDNGDDARMQIKLSNGESIRTKFVVGSHWDLPGQMGNDQPSCEKAARSISVVSSSLESLFPITAEGGPLPAGAVVVFPGSSLGQAEDSRPVYLLIHSSETGECPTGQSVIYGSVRLSGPQGYSLLETAIQKLLESVGDAEAKVLWSLRYTQLGRVGDVIDAAQALKSSSPSESMICFPPLSLDHAFDDALLEMVKEAWKIVQGEEAIDEDFMKFEDREGVGDEETRSP from the exons ATGGAGTCACTGGCAGAAACGCCATGGGATGTGACCATCTCTGGAACCGGCTTGGGCCAATCGCTGCTTGCGCT GGCCCTTTCCAGGTCGGATAAGAAGATTCTTCACGTTGACAAATGTCCATACTATGGAGGTTCCGAGGCTGCCTTTAGCCTCCAGGAAGCCCAGGAATGGGCCGATAATGTGAACGAAG AGCCCGGGCAATCCCCTTTTGAAGATGCAGAAGTGCACTCGCCCTCGGATTCTCGGCTGTCGTCCTCTCGGGCATATACCCTCTCATTGTCACCACATCTGATCTACTCTCGCTCGCGATTATTGCCGACATTGTTGTCCTCCAAGGTCTACCGGCAACTGGAGTTCCAGGCCGTCGGAAGCTGGTGGATTTTCAGGCCATCTGAGGCGAATTCCAACTTGTACCGTGTTCCAAGCAGTCGTGAAGATATCTTTGCGGATGACTTCATATCTGCCAAGTCTAAACGGACCTTGATGAAATTCCTTCGTCACATTGGTAAACCTCCACGGGAGACTGAAGGGGAGACTGAAGGTCAATCCGAGGAAGAGAACTTGTCGATGCCATTTTCGGAGTATTTGAGTTCCAAATTTCAGGTGCCAGCGGAGCTCCATGACCCTTTGCTCTCGCTCTCCCTGTCTCAGGCGTCCGCCCAGCAGACGTCGGTTGAGTACGCGGTACCCCGCATCAAGAGGCATTTGGCGTCAATTGGTGTCTTCGGTCCCGGTTTCGGGAGTCTGTTAGCCAAGTGGGGAGGTGGCTCTGAGCTTGCTCAAGTTGGATGTCGAGCCCTTGCAGTCGGAGGCGGCGTGTATGTCTTGAATGCAGGCATCGAGTCAATCGCGAGTCCCTCGAATTTCGACAATGGAGATGATGCGCGTATGCAGATCAAGCTCTCCAACGGCGAGTCAATCCGGACCAAGTTTGTGGTTGGTTCCCACTGGGATCTTCCAGGGCAGATGGGCAATGATCAGCCGTCTTGTGAAAAAGCAGCTCGATCAATTTCCGTCGTCTCGTCATCTCTCGAAAGCTTGTTTCCCATAACGGCAGAAGGAGGCCCACTTCCTGCTGGTGCCGTTGTAGTCTTTCCGGGAAGCTCTCTGGGTCAAGCAGAGGATTCCCGGCCGGTCTATCTTCTGATCCACTCGAGCGAAACTGGGGAATGCCCTACTGGACAAA GTGTCATTTATGGTAGCGTTCGCCTTTCTGGGCCTCAAGGGTATAGTCTTCTCGAGACAGCTATCCAGAAGCTCCTTGAGTCAGTGGGTGATGCAGAAGCCAAAGTCCTGTGGTCTTTGCGGTACACGCAACTCGGACGGGTCGGCGACGTGATTGACGCTGCCCAAGCTCTCAAGTCAAGCTCCCCTTCCGAAAGTATGATTTGCTTCCCGCCGCTTAGCCTCGATCACGCGTTTGATGATGCGTTGCTCGAAATGGTTAAAGAGGCGTGGAAGATCGTCCAGGGAGAGGAAGCGATTGACGAAGACTTTATGAAGTTTGAAGATCGCGAGGGCGTTGGAGACGAGGAGACTCGTAGTCCATAA